Proteins co-encoded in one Leptospira yasudae genomic window:
- a CDS encoding outer membrane lipoprotein-sorting protein: protein MIRILAITVGFLALTFFSGETNPQGSNNSIRVAQELVARLDQALLKSNQGLIKANLILIRRSGETWSWDVSIFRKEEDTLYLFESRGRGLEYKILVKDEGEQIYAFNALSKKIFRKVDEEKYESHLATGFSFIDLSGVSYQANYNPIVQSDLKTADHSFKRVSLKPIIPYFYSKLILLLDSDSLRPTRLDFHDRDGVLFKTMNIKYGPLKVKQNQKFVKEEHANRLEMLDLNTGSISVLEYTEIDKEVKPDPSLFDLANLNR from the coding sequence TTGATTCGGATTCTTGCGATTACGGTAGGTTTCCTCGCGCTGACTTTTTTCAGCGGAGAAACAAACCCGCAAGGATCCAACAACTCGATCCGAGTCGCACAAGAACTGGTCGCAAGGCTCGATCAAGCTCTCCTCAAATCCAATCAGGGATTGATCAAGGCCAATCTAATTCTCATCCGAAGAAGCGGCGAGACATGGAGTTGGGACGTAAGCATTTTTCGAAAGGAAGAAGACACACTTTATCTGTTTGAAAGCCGAGGTCGAGGACTGGAATATAAGATTTTGGTCAAGGACGAAGGCGAACAGATCTACGCGTTCAACGCGCTTTCCAAAAAGATTTTCCGAAAAGTCGACGAGGAAAAATACGAATCGCATTTGGCGACCGGATTCAGTTTTATCGATCTTTCCGGAGTCTCGTATCAGGCGAACTACAACCCCATCGTTCAAAGCGATTTGAAAACCGCGGATCATTCCTTCAAACGGGTTTCTTTGAAACCCATCATTCCGTATTTTTATTCCAAGCTGATTTTACTTTTGGATTCGGATTCGTTACGGCCGACCCGACTCGACTTTCACGACCGGGACGGTGTATTGTTCAAAACGATGAACATCAAATACGGACCTCTGAAGGTGAAACAAAATCAGAAATTCGTCAAGGAAGAACACGCAAACCGATTGGAAATGCTCGATCTGAACACGGGTTCCATCAGCGTATTAGAATATACTGAAATAGACAAGGAAGTCAAACCCGATCCTTCCTTGTTCGATCTCGCAAACCTGAACCGATAG
- a CDS encoding WecB/TagA/CpsF family glycosyltransferase codes for MKKPGEIIHLSAKDDRDYLLDYQVIQTETLGKTDILGVPFDNVTQDESVAKIYRLLEEKEKFHHILFLDPIKIMSVRKGKKLHRITEKATMILAEGAGLQWAASRLGKDLKERISPIALMMDLVRLCELRNYSIFMLGGKEDVIEKVYFTLSRHFPGVRIVGRHAGYMNPQRELMVKESIRKTSPNIIFLAMDFPEQEIWIENNTAFFGHSVIIGVSGSLDILSGKVRKAPNFFKLRGLIWLWRLLSKPWRLFRLFRMFQFFTVVFFKSLFRKKPKT; via the coding sequence ATGAAAAAGCCGGGTGAAATCATACATCTTTCCGCAAAGGACGATCGGGATTATCTCTTAGATTATCAGGTCATTCAGACGGAAACATTAGGGAAAACGGATATTCTCGGGGTTCCCTTTGATAACGTGACCCAGGACGAGTCCGTCGCCAAGATCTATCGACTCTTGGAGGAAAAGGAAAAGTTTCATCACATTCTTTTTTTGGATCCGATCAAAATCATGTCGGTTCGAAAGGGAAAAAAACTGCATCGAATCACGGAAAAGGCTACGATGATCCTCGCGGAAGGCGCGGGACTTCAGTGGGCGGCCTCTCGTCTCGGAAAAGATCTTAAAGAAAGAATTTCTCCGATCGCCTTGATGATGGACTTGGTCCGTCTTTGTGAACTTAGAAATTATTCCATCTTCATGCTCGGCGGAAAAGAAGACGTGATTGAAAAGGTGTACTTCACGCTTTCACGACATTTTCCGGGAGTGAGAATCGTCGGTCGTCACGCGGGTTACATGAACCCTCAACGCGAACTGATGGTAAAGGAATCCATCCGTAAAACGAGTCCGAATATTATCTTTCTTGCAATGGATTTTCCCGAACAGGAAATCTGGATCGAAAACAACACTGCGTTCTTCGGTCATTCCGTGATCATAGGAGTGAGCGGTTCTTTGGATATTCTTTCCGGCAAGGTGAGAAAGGCGCCTAACTTCTTTAAACTCAGAGGTTTGATTTGGCTCTGGAGACTTTTGAGTAAACCTTGGAGACTCTTCCGTCTTTTTAGAATGTTTCAATTCTTTACGGTTGTTTTCTTTAAATCCCTCTTTAGAAAAAAACCGAAGACCTAA
- a CDS encoding 16S rRNA (uracil(1498)-N(3))-methyltransferase, whose product MEESILFRRDWTGDETFALDRDEISHLKALRIFSEDKILRVLNGIGSEWIYETKANSSRGTLKETKLHPRTESISGIATAIPKGNRLEWLLQKGTELGLTHFYFLNFEQSDRKDFNLKRAEKIAEEAAAQSKRIFLPEIYAPVSLKEFLHSQKDAEHSLYQFDPRGEAGLQPEFFRNSIWIIGPEGGFREKEKSLFKERNVIGVKAGDSILRIETAGIFAASLFRYFTY is encoded by the coding sequence TTGGAAGAATCGATTCTTTTCAGAAGAGACTGGACCGGGGACGAAACGTTCGCACTCGATCGGGACGAAATCTCCCATCTCAAAGCTCTTCGTATTTTTTCGGAAGACAAGATTCTCCGTGTTTTAAACGGCATCGGAAGCGAATGGATCTACGAAACGAAGGCGAATTCTTCCCGAGGAACCTTGAAGGAAACGAAACTCCATCCGCGAACGGAATCGATTTCCGGAATCGCAACCGCGATTCCTAAGGGAAACCGCTTGGAATGGCTTTTGCAGAAAGGGACCGAACTCGGATTGACGCATTTTTACTTTCTCAACTTCGAACAATCCGATCGAAAGGATTTTAATCTCAAACGCGCGGAGAAGATCGCGGAAGAAGCAGCCGCTCAGTCCAAACGGATCTTCTTACCGGAAATCTACGCTCCGGTTTCCCTGAAGGAGTTCCTACATTCTCAAAAGGACGCGGAACATTCTTTGTATCAATTCGATCCGAGGGGAGAAGCGGGGCTGCAACCGGAGTTTTTTCGAAATTCGATCTGGATCATCGGACCGGAAGGCGGGTTTCGGGAAAAAGAAAAAAGTCTATTCAAAGAAAGGAATGTGATCGGAGTTAAGGCGGGAGATTCGATTTTAAGAATCGAGACCGCCGGAATTTTTGCGGCCTCGCTCTTCCGCTATTTTACTTATTGA
- a CDS encoding thiamine phosphate synthase, whose protein sequence is MSAEAKTSSWPAPGIYPILDRDFCNKRNLDFFALPELWLEVQDLVPFVQIRAKGVSDSILESIVKKLQDRYPTVPWILNDYWKQARDWNCFGAHVGKEDYEALNEEEKKSLSESKLYLGTSSHTLEEIKALDSSLWNYTGLGPIFPTDNKDDAKTAVGTMDLRRIANEAPLPVTLIGGIQVGNLDRILAEGSFLLSSISMACLEKEFRAAVKKIREQIR, encoded by the coding sequence TTGTCGGCGGAGGCTAAGACTTCTTCCTGGCCGGCGCCGGGAATTTACCCGATCCTTGACCGGGATTTTTGCAATAAAAGAAACCTGGATTTCTTTGCACTTCCCGAACTTTGGTTGGAAGTTCAGGATCTTGTGCCCTTTGTTCAGATCCGAGCCAAAGGGGTTTCCGACTCGATCTTAGAATCGATCGTAAAGAAGCTGCAGGATCGTTATCCTACCGTCCCTTGGATTCTGAACGACTATTGGAAACAGGCGAGGGACTGGAATTGTTTCGGCGCTCATGTCGGAAAAGAAGACTATGAGGCTTTGAACGAAGAAGAGAAAAAAAGTCTCTCGGAATCCAAACTCTATTTAGGAACCTCGTCTCATACGTTGGAAGAAATCAAGGCCCTGGATTCTTCCCTTTGGAATTATACCGGGCTCGGACCGATCTTTCCGACCGACAACAAGGACGACGCGAAGACGGCCGTCGGGACAATGGATTTGAGAAGAATCGCAAACGAGGCCCCGTTGCCCGTAACGTTGATCGGAGGGATTCAGGTGGGAAATCTGGACCGAATCTTAGCGGAAGGTTCGTTTCTCCTTTCGAGCATTTCCATGGCTTGTCTGGAGAAGGAATTTCGAGCCGCGGTGAAGAAAATACGGGAGCAAATTCGGTAA
- the thiS gene encoding sulfur carrier protein ThiS — MKVNGKPLSLSELEKPRISSLLEYLKLRPEMVAIQRNGNILKREFWNETALEDGDQVEILRFVGGG, encoded by the coding sequence ATGAAAGTTAACGGAAAACCTCTTTCCCTTTCCGAACTCGAAAAACCGAGAATTTCATCCTTATTAGAATATTTGAAACTTAGACCGGAAATGGTTGCCATACAGAGAAACGGTAACATTCTCAAACGAGAATTTTGGAACGAAACCGCTTTGGAAGACGGCGATCAAGTGGAGATTTTAAGATTTGTCGGCGGAGGCTAA